A part of Allocoleopsis franciscana PCC 7113 genomic DNA contains:
- a CDS encoding CU044_2847 family protein — protein MSFSEEERTNRVLVELDDGTPIYVEVAQVGREDVSFDTKSFQPVADSIEKIVRAVAAPIRKVSPTKASVKFGLEIAIEQGSLVAVIVRGTSKANLEITMEWSREK, from the coding sequence GTGAGCTTTAGTGAGGAAGAGCGAACTAACCGAGTGTTAGTTGAGTTGGACGATGGCACTCCCATCTATGTTGAGGTGGCTCAGGTAGGACGAGAAGATGTAAGTTTTGATACCAAGTCCTTTCAGCCTGTTGCTGACTCGATCGAAAAAATTGTCCGAGCCGTGGCAGCACCTATCCGCAAGGTTAGCCCCACGAAAGCGAGTGTCAAGTTTGGGCTAGAAATTGCAATTGAACAAGGCAGTCTAGTGGCAGTCATTGTTCGAGGAACGAGCAAAGCGAACTTGGAGATTACGATGGAGTGGTCTAGAGAAAAGTAG
- a CDS encoding AAA family ATPase, which yields MLKELHLKQVGPAPKFDVDFADRLNIFTGDNGLGKTFLLDVVWYSLTGTWIDNPVFPQLTEETPTIYCSFINQKTGGSTTFDSHFDFEKQKWIGRTLPPLLGSLVIYVRVDGGFSVFDPARSLSTAAPLIAYQFSHYTLWNGLRSEGGQVLCNGLIQDWVKWQNQPDRTTFQLLSRVIRQLSPHPNEWMEPGEPMRVSVEDVRDIPTIQMPYGTVPVIQASAGMKRILGLAYLLVWTWYEHLQASKLRKRQPLDQIILLMDEVESHLHPQWQRSIMPAVLEVATGLQKQMKIQAFATTHSPLVLASLEPIFNEESDRLFLFELQEEEVTLNEFPWTKQGDTVGWLTSEIFGLKQARSKEAEIAIEAAEAWMRHDNMNTFPEHLRNQPQIQQQLERLLPGHDPFWPRWIVTVEKRRA from the coding sequence ATGTTAAAAGAACTTCACCTCAAGCAAGTCGGACCTGCACCCAAATTTGATGTTGACTTTGCCGATAGACTCAATATCTTCACAGGCGATAACGGCTTAGGCAAAACCTTTTTATTAGATGTAGTTTGGTATTCCTTAACCGGAACGTGGATAGATAATCCTGTATTTCCACAACTTACTGAAGAAACTCCCACAATTTATTGCAGCTTTATTAATCAAAAAACGGGTGGATCTACAACTTTTGATAGTCATTTTGATTTTGAAAAACAAAAATGGATTGGCCGCACTTTGCCACCTTTACTAGGGAGTCTAGTCATATACGTTCGTGTCGATGGTGGATTCTCAGTTTTCGACCCAGCCCGTAGTCTTTCAACTGCTGCTCCGTTAATTGCTTATCAATTTAGTCATTACACACTTTGGAACGGTTTAAGATCCGAGGGTGGTCAAGTCTTATGCAATGGTCTTATCCAAGATTGGGTCAAGTGGCAGAACCAACCCGACCGAACAACTTTTCAACTGTTATCTCGCGTCATTAGACAACTTTCACCCCATCCAAATGAATGGATGGAACCTGGGGAACCGATGCGAGTTTCAGTGGAAGACGTGCGCGACATTCCTACAATTCAAATGCCCTATGGGACAGTACCCGTCATCCAGGCATCAGCCGGAATGAAACGTATTTTAGGACTCGCTTATTTACTAGTCTGGACTTGGTACGAACACCTGCAAGCCTCTAAACTGCGTAAACGACAACCTTTAGACCAAATTATTTTGCTAATGGATGAAGTTGAGTCTCACCTCCATCCCCAGTGGCAACGTTCAATTATGCCAGCCGTTTTAGAAGTAGCCACAGGATTACAGAAACAGATGAAAATTCAAGCATTTGCTACTACTCATTCTCCTCTAGTACTTGCTTCATTAGAACCGATATTTAATGAAGAAAGCGACAGATTGTTTTTATTTGAATTGCAGGAAGAGGAAGTTACATTAAATGAATTTCCCTGGACAAAACAAGGGGATACAGTTGGATGGTTAACCTCAGAAATTTTTGGACTAAAACAGGCGCGTTCTAAAGAAGCTGAAATCGCCATTGAAGCAGCAGAAGCCTGGATGCGTCATGACAATATGAATACTTTCCCCGAACACTTGAGAAACCAGCCACAAATTCAGCAGCAACTCGAACGACTTCTCCCTGGACATGATCCCTTCTGGCCTCGTTGGATTGTCACAGTGGAGAAACGACGGGCATGA
- a CDS encoding trypsin-like serine peptidase translates to MSIYRLQTSLVGKRKLSNFVCNVIDNDKVCQWVTDNIPESTEIIEFLEGELEPIKNSDLAEILKSRLDRLGKIRSSIFLAFNEPDYLSSAFLERGLRCSAAVCLLKRAYWYEDLIEKIKDSSINDSFEILKQLSEKIYLLTAKHPGEHEDIWGNYDRVSDALENEVIKTKLGNFKKDLDELTIEDKHREGTIYIPFATGFMVGKNYLITNFHVFNQENKDEIKNFVAQFRYEKNALGKDLETVDYQLDPDVFCISNEQLDYTIVQVKSLENYEKAGLRFAEAGENFGWLPMLADSTLIAPPISRDHANHLVKLIAEFDINRIFPADLLGEPVFIVQHPQGTQKKIVLFNNRVQKIYHKFLQYEADADFGSSGSPLLNSQWQLVGLHHAALVRWNGEDIEVQGNLGTRACEIVKHLETNRNQPGVADFLDNERYVVKRDGRLLKGTIYILVGYQRVGVPSLEHSNQEVTIAKKLLEKIIESSHEGFPVKDVLQEGGNDYSAGINYINKQNYQIGDVAIEIRASFYPDELDEGTRVTIFYSDERPDHKAYAEIVLQALLYQVPQLSNIVQSSTAASEIDLQFCKDVNMPSLVMNLDFLGMDFEQVMRKVGAPPVGQEPISEFDRGILDGLKSWVRVLSPIGFWDAD, encoded by the coding sequence ATGAGTATTTATAGATTGCAAACATCCTTAGTAGGAAAGCGGAAGCTTAGTAACTTCGTTTGCAATGTTATTGATAATGATAAAGTTTGCCAATGGGTAACTGATAATATTCCTGAATCAACTGAGATTATAGAGTTTTTGGAAGGAGAGCTAGAGCCAATCAAAAACTCAGATTTGGCAGAAATTCTCAAATCACGTTTAGACAGATTAGGTAAAATTCGCTCATCTATTTTTTTAGCCTTTAATGAACCGGATTATCTATCATCTGCATTTTTAGAACGAGGTCTAAGATGCAGTGCTGCTGTCTGTTTACTTAAACGAGCTTATTGGTACGAGGATTTAATTGAGAAAATAAAAGATTCTTCCATTAACGATTCTTTTGAGATTCTCAAACAACTATCTGAGAAAATTTATCTCCTGACTGCGAAGCACCCTGGTGAACATGAAGACATTTGGGGGAACTATGATCGTGTATCAGATGCATTAGAGAACGAAGTTATAAAGACAAAGTTAGGCAATTTCAAGAAAGATTTAGATGAACTTACTATTGAAGATAAACATCGTGAGGGAACAATCTATATTCCCTTTGCCACAGGATTTATGGTTGGCAAGAATTACCTCATTACTAACTTCCATGTATTTAATCAGGAAAATAAAGATGAGATTAAAAATTTTGTTGCTCAGTTTAGATATGAGAAAAACGCTTTGGGGAAAGATCTTGAAACTGTAGACTATCAACTTGATCCAGATGTCTTCTGCATAAGCAATGAACAACTTGACTATACAATCGTTCAGGTCAAGTCGTTAGAGAATTATGAGAAAGCTGGGCTGCGGTTTGCTGAGGCAGGTGAAAATTTCGGTTGGTTACCTATGTTAGCTGACTCAACGCTAATTGCTCCTCCTATCAGTCGAGACCACGCCAACCATCTTGTCAAACTTATTGCAGAATTTGATATAAATAGAATATTTCCTGCTGATTTACTAGGTGAACCTGTTTTTATTGTTCAGCATCCGCAAGGTACGCAGAAAAAGATTGTTCTTTTCAATAACCGGGTACAAAAGATTTATCATAAATTTCTGCAATATGAAGCTGATGCAGATTTTGGTTCATCAGGTAGCCCCCTCCTTAACTCACAATGGCAACTTGTTGGTTTACATCATGCAGCTTTAGTGAGATGGAATGGAGAAGACATAGAAGTTCAGGGCAATCTAGGAACGCGAGCTTGTGAAATTGTAAAGCATTTGGAAACAAATAGAAATCAACCTGGGGTTGCGGATTTTCTGGATAACGAGCGGTATGTCGTTAAACGGGACGGACGCCTACTTAAGGGAACCATTTATATCTTGGTCGGTTATCAACGAGTAGGCGTTCCCAGCCTAGAACACTCAAATCAAGAAGTCACTATCGCAAAAAAATTGCTGGAAAAAATTATCGAGTCTTCACATGAAGGCTTCCCGGTAAAAGATGTTTTGCAAGAAGGCGGCAATGATTATAGTGCTGGAATCAACTATATTAATAAGCAGAACTATCAAATTGGGGACGTAGCAATTGAAATTCGTGCAAGTTTTTATCCTGATGAGCTAGATGAAGGAACCAGAGTAACGATTTTCTACTCAGATGAGCGACCCGACCATAAAGCTTATGCAGAAATCGTTTTGCAAGCCCTCTTGTACCAAGTTCCTCAGCTTTCCAATATTGTGCAGTCAAGCACTGCTGCATCAGAAATTGACCTACAGTTCTGTAAAGATGTGAATATGCCATCTTTAGTTATGAACTTAGACTTTTTAGGCATGGATTTTGAACAAGTTATGCGGAAAGTGGGTGCTCCACCTGTGGGGCAAGAGCCTATATCTGAGTTTGATCGAGGAATTCTGGACGGACTAAAGAGTTGGGTTAGAGTTTTGAGTCCAATTGGCTTCTGGGATGCTGATTAG
- a CDS encoding IS5/IS1182 family transposase, which produces MSNIPEYLEKNQQESKRLIGLEYEQLQQLIAAAELLHQQKDIEIEQRKVRINKAGGGRRPKLSVKDQIILTLVYLHPEPTFQMLGVQFGVSESTANDIFHYWSELLRELLPASLLEQVKKNPGEYKWVQEILAELELIVDSCEQPIPRPKDYQEQKKFYSGKKKNHTLKNQLIVTPNGQEIVDVIVGKPGPTSDINIWREGQSKLAPTQKFKGDKGYIGEVQIETPQKKPRARELSQEEKQKNREKASERIFVEHVIRLLKIFRVAQERFRLRAKSYQRIILLVCGLVRLRIGTLFINSSVCD; this is translated from the coding sequence ATGAGTAATATACCAGAGTACCTTGAAAAAAATCAACAAGAAAGTAAACGATTAATTGGACTAGAGTACGAACAGTTACAGCAATTAATAGCTGCCGCTGAATTATTACATCAACAGAAAGATATCGAGATTGAGCAAAGAAAAGTAAGGATAAACAAGGCAGGAGGAGGTAGAAGACCAAAACTATCAGTCAAAGACCAAATAATATTAACTTTGGTATATCTACACCCGGAGCCAACATTCCAGATGCTAGGAGTCCAGTTCGGAGTTAGTGAATCAACAGCGAATGACATATTTCACTACTGGTCAGAGCTATTGAGGGAATTGCTGCCTGCTAGTCTGCTGGAACAAGTAAAAAAAAATCCCGGTGAGTATAAATGGGTGCAAGAAATTCTCGCCGAGTTGGAGTTAATAGTGGATAGCTGTGAACAGCCAATACCGAGACCCAAGGACTATCAAGAACAAAAAAAGTTTTATTCAGGCAAAAAGAAAAACCATACTTTGAAAAATCAATTAATTGTCACACCAAATGGACAAGAGATTGTAGATGTTATAGTGGGAAAGCCAGGGCCGACTAGCGACATAAATATTTGGAGAGAAGGTCAATCCAAGTTAGCTCCAACACAAAAATTCAAAGGAGATAAAGGCTATATAGGAGAAGTCCAAATAGAAACTCCTCAAAAAAAGCCGAGAGCCAGGGAATTAAGCCAAGAAGAAAAACAAAAAAATCGAGAGAAAGCGAGTGAGAGAATATTTGTTGAACACGTAATTAGATTACTAAAGATTTTCCGTGTAGCCCAAGAAAGGTTTCGCCTAAGAGCCAAGAGTTATCAGAGAATAATTCTTCTAGTGTGTGGATTAGTCAGATTAAGGATTGGGACGTTATTTATAAATAGCTCAGTCTGCGACTAA
- a CDS encoding pentapeptide repeat-containing protein, translating to MAINFSTVGGTSFYNLDLSGIDFTGASLANTDLRAQKFYRTRLKNVKGLERARVDNRYFNLDNPEVQALLTRGSCQEKNFIGINLQGAYLQDADMRGFNLTDANLTGADLRVADLRGSTLVRTQLAGTDLQNADLRECLLIDANLTEADFRKADLRGSTLVRAQVARADFTEADLTGICIEDWSVSSKTRFTNVRCDFIYRKYQDGQPTDRYPAVERNFEANEFASLFQQPENIVELVFKGEFDYSALSLAFYKLQTEAPELDLELKGIEQREKLWVVKVKSNGSLTEKLIEERLTSVYHVTSEESAVEAIIKDSIYRDYEETKNRLAASEQLVRQLAGITENQAEALKEFSKQAFGNSFFISGSTITNLAGSGQIEYNEAAAQVRSLVTHSTDSGQVINIWQKFIAQLNEQNVAIQASTQLELIQLMLLAEARRDPEFKQLLIEQEQQIITAMPKGKIATAFQAVIAQLKE from the coding sequence TTGGCAATTAACTTTAGTACTGTAGGAGGTACTTCCTTTTACAACTTAGATCTCAGCGGTATTGATTTTACAGGTGCCAGTCTTGCCAATACTGACTTGAGAGCACAGAAATTCTACCGAACACGCCTCAAGAACGTAAAAGGTTTAGAGCGAGCAAGAGTTGATAATCGCTATTTTAACCTGGATAACCCAGAAGTTCAGGCACTGCTTACTCGTGGCTCTTGTCAAGAGAAGAATTTTATTGGCATCAATTTACAAGGTGCTTACCTGCAAGATGCAGATATGCGAGGATTTAACCTCACAGACGCAAACCTAACTGGGGCAGACCTTCGGGTAGCAGACCTAAGAGGTAGTACTCTGGTTCGGACTCAGTTGGCAGGCACAGATCTTCAGAACGCTGACCTACGGGAGTGTTTGCTAATCGATGCCAATCTCACTGAGGCAGATTTCCGAAAGGCTGACTTACGAGGAAGTACTCTAGTTCGTGCTCAAGTTGCACGAGCCGATTTTACTGAGGCTGACTTGACGGGTATCTGCATTGAGGATTGGAGTGTCAGCAGTAAGACTCGTTTCACCAATGTTCGATGTGATTTCATCTACAGGAAATATCAAGATGGACAACCAACAGACCGCTATCCTGCGGTAGAGCGTAACTTTGAAGCCAATGAATTCGCGTCTCTTTTCCAACAGCCAGAAAACATAGTGGAATTGGTTTTTAAAGGTGAGTTTGACTATAGTGCACTAAGTCTAGCGTTTTACAAACTTCAAACCGAAGCACCAGAACTTGACTTAGAACTCAAAGGAATTGAGCAGCGAGAAAAGTTATGGGTTGTGAAGGTGAAAAGCAACGGTAGTTTAACTGAAAAATTGATTGAAGAGCGACTTACCTCAGTCTATCATGTAACATCTGAAGAAAGTGCTGTTGAGGCAATAATTAAAGATTCTATCTATCGAGATTACGAAGAAACGAAAAATCGTTTGGCTGCGAGTGAACAATTAGTCAGGCAACTTGCAGGAATTACAGAGAATCAGGCAGAGGCATTAAAGGAATTCAGTAAGCAAGCGTTTGGCAATAGCTTTTTTATTAGTGGCAGTACTATTACCAACCTTGCTGGTTCTGGGCAAATTGAATACAATGAAGCTGCCGCTCAGGTTCGCAGTCTCGTTACCCACAGCACTGATTCAGGGCAAGTTATCAATATTTGGCAAAAGTTCATCGCTCAACTTAATGAGCAAAACGTTGCGATACAGGCAAGTACTCAGCTTGAGTTGATCCAACTAATGCTTCTAGCTGAAGCTAGGCGAGACCCGGAATTCAAACAACTTTTAATTGAGCAGGAGCAACAGATCATCACTGCTATGCCTAAGGGAAAGATTGCTACGGCTTTTCAAGCTGTGATTGCTCAACTCAAGGAATAA
- a CDS encoding SLOG family protein, which translates to MELIQVINGDREGWVGQNCIYVGRSNPRRGLLQSSPLANPFHIVKDGNRPTVVQKYRTWLNTEITKSMRGEYSRAFEELKRIRDKVLAGEKVKLACYCFPLECHASVVKEQVEKMVAIAFRAKAEKDRLTQARQSMQPINQTSHLNIVQQDLLCVEQGVIVQQVNCRHVMGRGLAQAIKQRWPVVEEAYRRKQWKLGDVQLVQVSSSLYIANVAGQDGYGTDKRYTDYDALRTGLRRVNAWATQKGKQIHIPAGIGCGLGGGNWDVVQDIIQTECPNAIICSKEPLRHNGNLSHTANGTVPEKVLTVAFTGNRTQKFRDREEQEKTIQALSLMINRAITRACELGYSKISFISGVAPGVDTWGANLVMKLAQQRQDIKVELTAAVPCKTFPSVWSADHKQDYERIIKQANFVHYVSDRPYSNPQQLHRRNEWMCDQLTGSDDLVLAVHNGSAGGTQKCINYAVRLQKAIVVYEPRTEKFTRLGNWSREATRIIPKQPSRQSMDYER; encoded by the coding sequence ATGGAATTAATTCAAGTCATTAACGGCGATCGCGAAGGTTGGGTGGGGCAAAATTGTATTTATGTAGGTAGGTCAAATCCACGTCGGGGGTTGCTCCAATCCAGTCCCCTCGCTAATCCTTTTCATATTGTCAAGGACGGCAACCGACCTACTGTTGTACAGAAGTACCGCACTTGGCTAAACACTGAAATTACCAAGAGTATGAGGGGAGAGTACAGCCGAGCATTTGAAGAACTCAAGCGCATCAGGGACAAGGTTCTAGCTGGAGAGAAGGTCAAACTTGCTTGCTATTGCTTTCCTCTAGAATGCCATGCCAGTGTTGTCAAAGAGCAGGTTGAAAAGATGGTAGCAATTGCCTTTAGAGCCAAAGCTGAAAAAGATCGACTAACTCAAGCCCGACAATCTATGCAACCAATCAACCAAACCAGTCATCTGAACATAGTCCAGCAAGACCTCCTGTGCGTTGAGCAGGGAGTAATTGTGCAGCAAGTGAACTGTCGTCATGTGATGGGAAGGGGACTTGCTCAAGCCATCAAGCAGAGGTGGCCTGTTGTGGAGGAAGCTTATCGTCGCAAGCAGTGGAAGCTGGGAGATGTTCAGCTAGTACAAGTCTCTTCATCGCTTTATATTGCCAATGTCGCTGGACAAGATGGTTACGGAACAGATAAACGCTACACTGACTACGATGCTCTTCGCACAGGCTTGCGCCGAGTTAATGCCTGGGCTACTCAAAAGGGAAAGCAAATACACATTCCAGCAGGAATCGGTTGCGGGTTAGGAGGGGGGAATTGGGATGTAGTTCAAGACATTATCCAAACCGAATGTCCTAACGCTATTATCTGTAGCAAAGAGCCGCTCAGACACAACGGGAATCTCTCACATACTGCAAATGGCACTGTTCCCGAAAAAGTCTTAACTGTAGCATTTACAGGCAACAGAACCCAGAAGTTCCGCGATCGGGAAGAACAGGAAAAAACTATTCAGGCGTTGTCACTGATGATAAACCGAGCGATAACCCGTGCTTGTGAACTCGGATACAGCAAAATATCTTTTATCAGCGGGGTAGCACCTGGAGTCGATACGTGGGGTGCAAACCTGGTAATGAAGCTGGCTCAACAAAGGCAGGATATAAAAGTGGAACTCACAGCTGCCGTTCCCTGTAAAACTTTCCCCTCAGTGTGGTCAGCCGACCACAAACAGGATTACGAGCGCATAATTAAACAAGCTAACTTTGTACATTACGTGAGCGATCGCCCCTACAGCAACCCACAACAGTTGCATAGAAGAAACGAATGGATGTGCGACCAATTAACTGGATCGGACGATCTGGTTTTAGCTGTCCACAATGGTAGCGCTGGTGGTACCCAGAAATGTATTAACTACGCCGTGCGCCTTCAAAAAGCCATAGTTGTGTATGAACCCAGAACTGAAAAGTTCACCAGGCTGGGCAATTGGTCTAGAGAAGCAACACGAATCATCCCTAAGCAGCCATCTCGTCAGTCAATGGACTACGAGCGTTGA
- a CDS encoding S1 family peptidase has translation MESLEELLYRCAVKLTVSGQRGWGTGFFVAPGRILTCAHVIKAAEQTPVNVRWQQQEDFLEAAVEKVLPSVDLALLRFTPRSDVNLPCVYLDTALKSGDELYLFGYPDQDFPDGCPVTGSCEGFTGDRLIKFKLGQVRPGVSGSALLNQHTGKVCGIVKFTRDRSLDLGGGAVPTETILQQLPELIDLQQQFHQQDARWRNLLDAIDAQTRGKTTNSRHHSSAMTQSNSDLTQNTFNISDSSITNLVGSGAIHYNEASQRQGNQEPLASMDLTKEAHKKTILILPANPKSIQKLRLDEEVREIDAGLQRSKQRDRFTLEPRWAVRSRDIQRAMLELNPTIVHFCGQGEGILEATTAQNTSVEPRRLIAVHDCDSSNLKGNQAEGLFLEDETGKAKLVSPEALAALFELFTDCVECVVLNACYCEAQAQAIARHIPFVISINKVIGDKAAIEFAVGFYDALGAGESVERAYKFGCVNLRMAGLPEHLAPVIVRK, from the coding sequence ATGGAGTCATTAGAAGAACTACTATACCGTTGTGCGGTCAAACTTACGGTTTCCGGTCAACGGGGCTGGGGAACTGGCTTCTTCGTGGCTCCAGGGCGAATTTTAACCTGTGCTCATGTGATCAAGGCAGCGGAACAGACACCTGTGAATGTGCGCTGGCAACAGCAGGAAGATTTCTTAGAAGCGGCAGTTGAAAAAGTACTGCCAAGTGTAGATTTAGCACTCTTGCGGTTTACGCCAAGATCAGATGTCAACCTACCCTGCGTTTACCTAGATACGGCACTCAAGTCGGGTGATGAACTATACCTGTTCGGCTATCCAGATCAAGACTTCCCAGATGGCTGTCCAGTGACAGGGAGTTGTGAAGGGTTCACGGGCGATCGGTTGATCAAGTTCAAATTAGGTCAGGTTCGACCGGGGGTGAGCGGCTCAGCATTGCTGAACCAGCACACAGGGAAAGTCTGTGGCATTGTCAAGTTTACCCGTGACCGTAGCCTGGATCTAGGTGGTGGAGCCGTTCCAACTGAGACTATCTTGCAGCAGTTGCCGGAGTTAATTGACCTCCAGCAGCAGTTTCACCAGCAGGATGCCCGATGGCGCAATCTGTTGGATGCTATCGACGCTCAAACTAGAGGTAAAACCACAAATTCAAGACACCATAGCTCTGCTATGACTCAATCAAACTCAGATTTAACACAAAACACGTTTAATATATCGGATAGTTCAATTACGAATTTAGTTGGCTCTGGAGCAATCCACTACAATGAAGCTTCCCAACGACAGGGAAACCAAGAGCCGCTTGCCTCAATGGATTTAACGAAGGAGGCGCACAAGAAAACCATCCTCATCTTGCCAGCGAACCCAAAATCTATACAGAAACTGCGTCTGGATGAGGAAGTACGGGAAATTGATGCTGGATTGCAACGATCTAAACAGCGCGATCGCTTTACTTTGGAGCCAAGGTGGGCTGTGCGTTCGAGAGATATTCAGCGAGCGATGTTGGAGCTGAACCCTACCATTGTTCACTTCTGTGGACAAGGTGAAGGGATACTCGAAGCAACTACTGCTCAAAACACATCTGTAGAACCACGAAGGCTTATTGCCGTACACGATTGTGACTCATCCAACCTGAAGGGTAACCAGGCAGAAGGGTTGTTCTTAGAAGATGAAACTGGAAAGGCAAAACTTGTCAGCCCGGAAGCTTTAGCGGCGCTATTTGAGTTATTTACTGATTGCGTGGAATGTGTAGTTTTAAATGCTTGCTACTGTGAGGCTCAGGCTCAAGCGATTGCTCGCCACATTCCCTTTGTAATTAGTATAAATAAGGTGATTGGGGACAAAGCAGCAATCGAATTCGCGGTCGGTTTTTATGATGCGTTGGGTGCTGGAGAATCAGTTGAACGCGCCTATAAATTTGGTTGTGTCAATCTTCGCATGGCAGGACTTCCAGAACACTTAGCTCCTGTGATAGTGAGAAAGTGA